One genomic region from Thermoanaerobaculia bacterium encodes:
- the rpsK gene encoding 30S ribosomal protein S11: MARGKKKTEKKTRRREKVAIPHAVAHISSTFNNTVVTLTDQEGHVLCWSSGGKVGFKGSRKGTPFAAQMAAQDCVQRSKDYNVRSVDVKVKGPGTGRESALRALQASGIEIKSIKDVTPIPHNGCRPAKKRRV, encoded by the coding sequence ATGGCACGCGGCAAGAAAAAGACAGAGAAGAAGACACGGCGTCGGGAAAAAGTTGCCATCCCCCATGCGGTGGCCCACATTTCCTCCACGTTTAACAATACCGTGGTCACCCTTACCGACCAGGAGGGTCATGTACTTTGCTGGTCCAGCGGCGGTAAGGTCGGCTTCAAGGGTTCCCGAAAAGGTACCCCCTTTGCGGCGCAGATGGCCGCGCAGGATTGTGTTCAACGCTCCAAGGACTACAATGTCCGTTCCGTGGACGTGAAGGTAAAGGGTCCCGGAACCGGTCGTGAAAGTGCGCTGCGCGCCCTTCAGGCCAGTGGAATCGAAATCAAGTCAATCAAGGACGTAACGCCCATTCCCCATAATGGATGCCGTCCCGCGAAAAAGAGAAGAGTGTAG
- a CDS encoding porin: protein MKKWFIGLPAVILMAGSLLAGGTELSAKFDKGLKFSSKDKAFELKVGGRLQSDWTFFSADDDIEAKTGKLEDGHEFRRARLYIAGTLYGNIEFKAQYDFAGGDADFKDVYLGLKNVVGHAGLRIGHFKEPFGLEELTSSKYLTFLERAMPIEAFAPSRNVGFALLKNDNRFSWGFGIFKDADDYGIPSDNVSESVWAYTGRIAGTVYYRDEGRSLLHLGLAYTSREPAGDSLRIRARPEMHLMPSRLVDTHAMDADGYDGIGTEIALVQGPFSVQGEYMMASADLIDGGSVDFTGYYVFASYFFTGESRHYKKGAFDRVSPSQNFTPGGGAGAWEVALRYSGIDLTDGPISGGEEDNLTLALNWYLNPNVRFMWNYVTADVTDVGNVDAFMMRFQIDF, encoded by the coding sequence ATGAAGAAGTGGTTCATAGGTCTGCCCGCCGTTATCCTGATGGCCGGGTCGCTCCTGGCGGGGGGAACTGAACTTTCCGCCAAATTCGACAAGGGATTAAAGTTTTCAAGCAAAGACAAGGCCTTCGAGCTGAAGGTCGGTGGACGGCTCCAGAGTGACTGGACCTTCTTTTCCGCCGACGACGATATCGAGGCCAAGACCGGAAAGCTGGAAGACGGCCATGAGTTCCGCCGCGCCCGTCTTTACATCGCCGGAACACTATACGGAAACATCGAGTTCAAGGCCCAGTATGACTTTGCGGGCGGCGACGCCGATTTCAAGGATGTCTACCTGGGACTCAAGAATGTCGTTGGCCATGCCGGCCTGCGCATTGGTCATTTCAAGGAGCCCTTTGGACTGGAAGAGCTGACCTCCTCCAAGTACCTCACCTTCCTGGAACGGGCCATGCCGATCGAAGCCTTTGCGCCGAGCCGCAACGTCGGCTTTGCTCTTTTGAAGAATGACAACCGGTTCAGCTGGGGGTTCGGTATCTTCAAGGATGCCGATGATTACGGGATTCCCTCCGACAACGTGTCCGAGAGTGTCTGGGCCTACACGGGCCGTATCGCCGGTACGGTCTATTACAGGGACGAAGGCCGCAGCCTTCTCCACCTCGGTCTGGCCTACACATCCCGCGAACCCGCCGGGGATTCCCTCCGCATTCGTGCGAGGCCGGAAATGCACCTGATGCCTTCGCGCCTCGTGGACACCCATGCGATGGATGCGGACGGATACGATGGGATCGGCACGGAAATCGCGCTTGTCCAGGGACCCTTCTCGGTCCAGGGCGAATACATGATGGCCTCCGCCGATCTGATCGACGGCGGCTCCGTGGACTTTACAGGGTACTACGTCTTTGCCAGCTACTTTTTCACCGGTGAAAGCCGCCACTACAAAAAGGGCGCCTTTGACCGCGTCAGCCCCTCTCAGAACTTCACGCCAGGCGGCGGTGCCGGCGCCTGGGAAGTCGCCCTGCGTTATTCCGGGATCGACCTCACGGACGGCCCCATTTCTGGCGGAGAAGAGGATAACCTCACCCTCGCGCTGAACTGGTATCTCAACCCCAACGTGCGTTTCATGTGGAACTACGTCACCGCGGACGTGACCGACGTCGGCAACGTGGATGCCTTCATGATGCGTTTCCAGATTGACTTCTAA
- the infA gene encoding translation initiation factor IF-1: protein MGKEDTLEVVGAVIEVLPNGMFRVELENKHKILAHVSGKMRKHFIRILPGDKVLVEITPYDLSRGRIIYRYK, encoded by the coding sequence ATGGGTAAAGAAGATACTCTCGAAGTCGTCGGTGCCGTGATCGAAGTTCTCCCGAACGGTATGTTCCGGGTAGAGCTCGAGAACAAACATAAGATTCTGGCTCATGTCTCTGGAAAGATGCGGAAACACTTCATCCGCATTCTGCCTGGAGATAAAGTCCTGGTAGAGATCACTCCCTACGATCTGTCTAGGGGGAGAATCATCTACCGATACAAGTAG
- a CDS encoding DNA-directed RNA polymerase subunit alpha has protein sequence MTSGIFQMPAALNVDKETLSTTYGKFWAQPFERGWGITVGNAMRRILLSSIEGAAFTNVKIHGAMHEFSTLPGVKEDVTQILLNVKSIPVRMHSETPKTLYVKKSGPGALVSGDIETDQDVEILNPDIHLATLDEDGEIEMWLRVRMGRGYIPAENNREEDLDIGFLPIDSIHSPVTKVNFQIFPARVGRISTYDKLVLEVWTNGTFEPAETVQMASSLLKSHMDIFSGAPEALLEGETGSAGHAPPVVETEVVDETEALMTRSVEELDIPSRIINNLKKAKIFVIEDLTRLTYPELLKTENFGKKSVSEIIRALKEMGITLTGAPDTEEA, from the coding sequence ATGACCAGTGGAATCTTTCAAATGCCGGCTGCATTGAATGTCGATAAGGAGACACTCTCCACGACCTATGGAAAGTTCTGGGCTCAGCCCTTTGAGCGCGGCTGGGGAATCACCGTGGGGAATGCGATGCGACGCATCCTTCTCTCTTCCATCGAAGGCGCGGCATTTACGAATGTCAAGATTCATGGAGCGATGCATGAGTTTTCCACTCTTCCCGGCGTAAAGGAAGACGTGACGCAGATTCTTCTGAACGTCAAATCGATTCCTGTCCGGATGCATTCGGAAACGCCAAAAACGCTCTACGTGAAGAAATCGGGTCCCGGCGCTCTCGTGTCAGGCGACATCGAGACCGATCAGGACGTCGAAATTCTGAATCCCGATATCCATCTTGCCACCCTCGATGAGGACGGCGAGATTGAAATGTGGCTTCGGGTGCGTATGGGTCGAGGGTATATTCCTGCAGAAAACAACCGGGAAGAGGATCTGGATATCGGTTTTCTGCCGATCGATTCGATCCACTCTCCCGTGACAAAGGTCAACTTCCAGATTTTTCCCGCACGTGTGGGACGCATATCGACCTATGACAAGCTGGTTCTCGAAGTATGGACCAACGGCACGTTCGAGCCCGCGGAAACGGTGCAGATGGCATCCTCGTTGCTGAAATCCCACATGGACATCTTTTCCGGTGCTCCCGAGGCTCTGCTTGAAGGTGAAACCGGTTCTGCTGGTCATGCTCCTCCTGTCGTTGAGACCGAAGTGGTCGACGAAACGGAAGCTCTCATGACCCGTTCCGTGGAAGAACTGGATATTCCCTCACGCATCATCAACAACCTCAAAAAAGCCAAAATATTTGTCATCGAAGACCTTACCCGACTTACTTATCCGGAGCTCCTGAAGACGGAGAATTTTGGTAAGAAATCGGTGAGTGAAATTATTCGTGCCCTGAAGGAAATGGGAATTACCCTTACGGGCGCCCCCGATACGGAGGAGGCATAA
- a CDS encoding porin, with translation MKHFCIFFAQVIFLSGLMMAGGQDLTVSWDRGLKLTSEDKSFELKIGGRLQNDWTFFSADQSVEEISGNLEDGSEFRRAYLTIAGTMYGNIEFKAEYDFAGGDADFKDVYLGLKKVFGHAGLRIGHFKEPFSLEEQTSDNYITFLERAMPIEAFVPSRNVGFMLHQADNRFTYGVGIFKDADDYGTPADNVSESTWAVTGRVAGTLYDKDEGKSLLHLGLAYTSREPAGDSVRIRTRPEIHLMPSRLVDTHAMNADGFDVLGTEIALVQGPFSMQGEYMLASVDLMDGDSVDFTGYYVFVSYFLTGESRPYRKGSFDRVSPAQNFTPGGGSGAWEVALRYSSMDLNDGPVSGGKEDNLTLALNWYLNPNTRLMLNYVNADVTDVGTVDAFMMRFHVDF, from the coding sequence ATGAAACATTTCTGTATCTTCTTTGCACAGGTTATTTTCCTTTCCGGCCTGATGATGGCCGGAGGCCAGGACCTGACCGTTTCCTGGGACAGGGGTCTGAAGCTGACCAGCGAAGACAAATCGTTTGAGCTGAAGATCGGGGGGCGTCTCCAGAATGACTGGACCTTCTTCTCGGCGGATCAATCCGTGGAGGAAATTTCAGGAAACTTGGAAGATGGGTCGGAATTTCGGCGGGCCTACCTGACGATTGCCGGCACCATGTACGGTAATATTGAATTCAAGGCGGAATACGACTTTGCAGGCGGCGATGCCGATTTCAAGGATGTCTACCTCGGCCTTAAAAAGGTATTTGGTCATGCGGGTCTGCGCATCGGTCACTTCAAGGAACCCTTCAGCCTGGAAGAGCAGACATCGGATAACTATATTACCTTCCTGGAGCGGGCGATGCCCATCGAAGCCTTTGTGCCCTCCAGAAATGTCGGTTTCATGCTTCATCAGGCAGACAACCGCTTTACCTATGGCGTGGGTATCTTCAAGGACGCGGATGATTACGGTACACCGGCTGACAACGTGTCCGAGAGTACCTGGGCGGTAACCGGAAGAGTGGCCGGTACTTTGTACGATAAGGATGAGGGAAAGAGCCTGCTCCATCTGGGTCTGGCCTACACGTCCCGCGAACCGGCAGGGGATTCCGTGCGGATCCGCACCCGTCCGGAGATCCACCTGATGCCGTCCCGCCTCGTGGATACTCACGCCATGAACGCCGACGGCTTTGACGTACTCGGTACCGAAATCGCATTGGTCCAGGGTCCCTTTTCAATGCAGGGAGAGTACATGCTTGCTTCCGTCGATCTGATGGATGGGGATTCCGTTGACTTTACCGGTTACTACGTTTTTGTAAGCTATTTCCTCACAGGCGAGAGTCGCCCCTACAGAAAGGGATCGTTTGACCGCGTCAGCCCCGCGCAGAACTTCACTCCCGGCGGTGGATCCGGAGCCTGGGAAGTGGCTCTCCGGTACTCCAGCATGGACCTGAATGATGGGCCGGTGTCGGGAGGCAAGGAAGACAACCTTACCCTGGCACTTAACTGGTACCTCAATCCCAACACCCGTCTCATGTTGAACTACGTGAATGCCGATGTGACGGATGTGGGCACGGTGGACGCTTTCATGATGCGGTTTCACGTTGACTTTTAG
- a CDS encoding phosphate ABC transporter substrate-binding protein PstS family protein, whose amino-acid sequence MKRLTLILSLVLVASLAFAGVEVDSNLPHYQKVSGISGNLSSVGSDTLLNLMTYWCEDFSKIYPSVKCQIEGKGSSTAPPALIEGTSQIGPMSRTMKDKEIDAFVNKFGYKPTTLSIAIDTLAVYVNKDNPIDGLAMEQLDAIFSKTRSCGMNKDITTWNQIGLSGSWVNKPISLYGRNSASGTYGYFKEHTLCKGDYKDTVKEQPGSASVVQGVEKDLYAIGYSGIGYKTSGVRALPLSKKMGEPYVEPTMDNAINGTYPLARALYLNINQRPKKGVDPLIKEFLKFVLSYEGQKIVVKDGYIPLPATVAREQLDKLN is encoded by the coding sequence ATGAAAAGATTGACACTGATTCTCTCCCTGGTCCTGGTTGCCTCCCTCGCCTTTGCCGGTGTGGAAGTTGACTCCAACCTGCCCCATTACCAGAAGGTATCCGGCATCTCGGGGAACCTCTCCTCCGTAGGATCGGACACGCTTCTTAACCTGATGACCTACTGGTGTGAAGACTTCTCCAAGATCTACCCCTCTGTGAAGTGCCAGATTGAAGGAAAAGGTTCTTCGACTGCGCCTCCGGCCCTCATCGAAGGCACATCCCAGATCGGCCCGATGTCCCGCACGATGAAAGACAAGGAAATCGATGCCTTCGTAAACAAGTTCGGATACAAGCCTACGACACTCTCGATCGCCATCGACACCCTTGCCGTCTACGTCAACAAGGACAACCCAATTGACGGTCTTGCCATGGAACAGCTGGACGCGATTTTCTCCAAGACCCGCAGCTGCGGAATGAACAAAGATATTACAACCTGGAACCAGATTGGTCTCTCCGGCTCCTGGGTGAATAAGCCCATTTCACTCTACGGACGTAACTCCGCCTCCGGAACCTACGGCTACTTCAAGGAACATACCCTGTGCAAGGGTGACTACAAGGATACCGTGAAGGAACAGCCCGGCAGCGCTTCGGTTGTCCAGGGAGTCGAGAAGGACCTCTACGCCATCGGATATTCCGGCATCGGGTATAAAACCTCCGGTGTCCGTGCCCTTCCTCTCTCCAAAAAGATGGGGGAGCCCTATGTGGAGCCCACCATGGACAACGCGATCAACGGTACCTACCCCCTAGCCCGGGCCCTTTACCTCAACATCAACCAGAGGCCCAAAAAGGGTGTCGATCCCCTGATCAAGGAATTCCTGAAGTTCGTCCTCAGCTATGAGGGCCAGAAGATTGTCGTGAAAGACGGGTATATCCCTCTTCCTGCCACGGTGGCCAGGGAACAGCTCGATAAGCTGAACTAG
- a CDS encoding ABC transporter permease subunit: MGSISKKRIFRNLTAHGVFTVGGISVILIILLMLGFLFKEVFPLFEQAKVEKTWTVPGNDDDPAVHCLISEDGSLLLVLFQSGLVTLTDSKSGDLRSEWSLPGPVETVAYHDHGLAYTSANRLYGLSFTFSRDPDSGMESGGDVRILTSLDLPMESVSTVAISSLSSDTYTLAVSSGRQVQILNRKVKQSLFGSGEVVEDHASIDLPEPVVGMLFYPDDTLIVGTVSGMLGQYELTGSPRSAFQGPNPLTVMGQLIGGRGICLGGSDGSIQVWSQASTDEGRKFIKIHDLPSMKASIAGFSFSNRDRSFVAWDSKGNLGLYYSTTEQRKLLMEGTPGNQYTLNPKGNLIAGYLNPRIFYSIENPHPEVSLKTLFGKVWYEGYDSPQYVWQSTGGSNDFESKFSLIPLILGTLKGTLYAMIFALPLALTGALFMNQFLHPDMHRYIKPVVEIMAGLPSVIIGFLAGLWLAPLLEQILPGVLLGLLVVPLATVSFTLLADRWIFRTGQDTFKWEILTLIPVMVVIFWICVKASPMIDHLLFQGDFRQYIFETLHTPYDQRNAIVVGFAMGFAVIPIIFSLAEDAFSFVPREIVAGSLALGLSRYQTATGVVLKAARSGVFSAAMIGLGRAVGETMIVLMATGNTPVLSMSPFNGFRTFSANIAVELPEAPVGGSPYRILFLTALLLLLFTLVINSVADLIRQSMKKRMGQ, encoded by the coding sequence ATGGGATCAATTTCCAAAAAGAGGATTTTTCGAAACCTCACCGCCCACGGTGTTTTTACCGTGGGCGGTATTTCCGTGATCCTCATCATCCTTCTCATGCTGGGATTCCTGTTTAAGGAGGTTTTCCCACTCTTTGAACAGGCAAAGGTAGAAAAAACCTGGACGGTTCCCGGGAATGACGATGATCCCGCCGTCCATTGCCTGATTTCAGAAGATGGTTCCCTTCTTCTTGTCCTCTTCCAAAGCGGTCTTGTTACGCTCACCGATTCTAAATCGGGAGATCTCCGCTCGGAATGGTCCCTTCCTGGTCCGGTGGAAACGGTTGCCTATCATGATCATGGCCTGGCCTACACCTCGGCAAACCGATTATATGGCCTGTCGTTTACCTTCTCCCGGGATCCTGACTCGGGTATGGAGAGCGGTGGAGATGTGCGAATCCTGACCTCTCTCGATCTCCCAATGGAATCCGTTTCAACGGTGGCTATTTCATCTCTTTCGTCGGACACCTACACCCTAGCCGTGAGTTCAGGGAGGCAGGTTCAGATCCTGAATCGGAAGGTGAAACAGAGCCTCTTCGGATCCGGGGAAGTGGTCGAAGATCATGCGTCCATCGATCTACCCGAACCTGTGGTCGGAATGCTCTTCTATCCGGATGATACCCTGATCGTCGGAACGGTCTCGGGAATGCTCGGGCAGTATGAACTGACGGGTTCGCCGCGCTCGGCCTTTCAGGGTCCCAATCCCCTGACGGTCATGGGACAGTTAATCGGCGGAAGAGGGATCTGCCTGGGAGGATCGGACGGATCGATCCAGGTCTGGTCTCAGGCCTCCACCGATGAAGGGCGGAAGTTTATCAAGATCCACGATCTCCCCTCGATGAAGGCATCCATCGCCGGGTTTTCCTTCTCCAATCGGGATCGTTCCTTTGTCGCATGGGATTCGAAGGGGAACCTGGGACTATATTATTCCACAACCGAACAACGAAAATTACTCATGGAAGGAACCCCTGGAAATCAGTACACGCTGAACCCGAAGGGCAACCTGATTGCTGGGTACCTGAACCCCAGGATCTTCTATTCCATCGAAAACCCTCACCCCGAAGTCTCTTTGAAAACGCTCTTCGGAAAGGTGTGGTACGAGGGATACGATTCGCCCCAATATGTCTGGCAATCCACAGGGGGAAGCAACGATTTTGAATCGAAGTTTTCTCTCATTCCGCTGATCCTCGGAACCCTGAAGGGTACCCTGTACGCAATGATCTTTGCCCTTCCGCTGGCCCTGACGGGTGCCCTCTTCATGAATCAGTTTCTCCACCCTGACATGCATCGATACATCAAGCCCGTTGTGGAAATCATGGCCGGACTGCCCTCCGTCATTATCGGGTTTCTCGCCGGTCTCTGGCTCGCGCCTCTTCTGGAGCAGATCCTGCCGGGTGTCCTTCTGGGGCTCCTGGTTGTTCCTCTGGCCACGGTGAGCTTCACCCTCCTTGCAGACCGATGGATCTTCAGGACCGGTCAGGATACCTTCAAGTGGGAAATCCTGACGCTGATCCCCGTGATGGTCGTGATTTTCTGGATTTGCGTGAAGGCCTCACCCATGATTGATCATCTTCTCTTTCAGGGTGATTTCCGACAGTACATCTTTGAGACTCTCCATACCCCCTACGACCAGCGAAACGCCATTGTCGTGGGATTTGCCATGGGATTTGCCGTGATTCCCATTATCTTCTCCCTTGCGGAGGATGCCTTCTCCTTTGTTCCCAGGGAAATCGTTGCCGGGTCCCTGGCCCTGGGCCTCTCCCGGTACCAGACCGCTACGGGAGTTGTTCTGAAGGCGGCCAGATCCGGGGTTTTTTCGGCGGCCATGATCGGCCTTGGGCGAGCGGTGGGGGAGACCATGATCGTTCTCATGGCGACGGGAAACACGCCGGTATTGTCCATGTCACCCTTCAACGGGTTCCGGACCTTCTCGGCCAATATTGCCGTCGAGCTGCCCGAGGCCCCGGTAGGAGGAAGCCCCTACCGGATCCTCTTTCTCACGGCTCTCCTGCTACTGCTCTTTACACTGGTCATCAACTCCGTTGCTGACCTGATCCGTCAGTCGATGAAGAAGAGGATGGGACAATGA
- the pstA gene encoding phosphate ABC transporter permease PstA produces the protein MKEKSMTYLLATGLMVILLMVLGVFAIVIFNGIPNFWPKPIERFDLSNGTSLMGEVHERKQVFEKDTHQLRVKIGNREVNSQDFTWIDEDTIRKTTRPEDAVLLERLEWGNAYGYLEGISFADLKRGMREMHKERSTIEHYEREKLVELNDTIAELNRKIGRSDDPKLKERVASLQKQYDTDLATLEDMRKTAFARHVSLKLSDGQTRELRLFDILHAYQPNSMGFFSKTGLFFSRGFAFMFTNPRESNTEGGVFPALYGTVLLVFLMSILVFPFGVIASVYLHEYAREGIILRLIRITIFNLAGVPSIVFGVFGLGFFIYTVGGTLDTFFFADRLPTPTLGTGGILWASMTLAVLTLPVVIVASLEGLQAVPEMYREGAFALGATKWEVIRDVVIPNAMPGMLTGLILAISRAAGEVAPLMLTGVVKSAPSLPLDLTAPFLHLDRKFMHLGFHIYDVGFQSPNVEAARPMVFTTTLLLLMVVFALNLVAIIIRNRLRKKFMRSGV, from the coding sequence ATGAAGGAAAAGTCCATGACCTACCTGCTGGCTACAGGCCTGATGGTCATTCTCCTTATGGTCCTGGGTGTCTTTGCGATCGTCATTTTCAACGGAATCCCCAACTTCTGGCCCAAGCCCATTGAACGGTTTGATTTATCCAATGGGACCTCGCTTATGGGAGAAGTCCACGAGAGAAAACAGGTTTTCGAGAAAGACACCCATCAGCTGCGGGTCAAGATCGGGAACCGGGAAGTCAACAGCCAGGATTTTACCTGGATCGATGAGGACACGATCCGGAAGACGACCAGGCCGGAAGACGCGGTCCTCCTGGAGCGCCTGGAATGGGGAAACGCATACGGCTATCTGGAGGGTATTTCCTTTGCGGATCTGAAACGGGGTATGAGGGAGATGCATAAGGAGCGAAGCACGATTGAGCACTATGAGCGGGAAAAGCTGGTCGAGCTGAACGATACGATCGCGGAACTGAACCGGAAGATCGGCCGGAGCGATGATCCCAAACTAAAAGAACGGGTAGCATCCCTGCAGAAGCAGTACGATACCGATCTGGCCACTCTGGAGGACATGAGAAAAACCGCTTTTGCACGGCATGTCTCTCTGAAGCTGTCGGACGGACAGACCCGCGAACTTCGCCTTTTTGATATTCTTCATGCCTATCAACCCAATTCAATGGGCTTTTTTTCAAAAACAGGGCTCTTCTTTTCCCGCGGATTTGCCTTTATGTTCACCAATCCGAGAGAATCCAACACGGAAGGCGGTGTCTTTCCTGCGCTCTATGGGACCGTTCTCCTGGTTTTCCTCATGAGCATTCTGGTCTTTCCCTTCGGTGTCATCGCCTCGGTCTACCTCCACGAATATGCCCGGGAAGGGATCATCCTTCGCCTGATCCGGATTACGATCTTCAATCTGGCGGGTGTGCCTTCGATCGTCTTTGGCGTGTTCGGCCTCGGGTTCTTCATCTACACCGTCGGCGGCACCCTTGATACCTTTTTCTTTGCCGATCGTCTCCCCACGCCGACCCTGGGCACGGGAGGGATTCTCTGGGCCTCGATGACCCTTGCAGTCCTTACGCTCCCGGTGGTCATTGTGGCTTCACTGGAAGGGCTCCAGGCCGTTCCCGAAATGTACCGGGAGGGTGCTTTCGCCCTGGGCGCCACGAAGTGGGAGGTGATCCGTGATGTCGTGATCCCCAACGCGATGCCGGGAATGCTGACCGGATTGATCCTGGCCATATCCCGGGCCGCGGGAGAGGTTGCCCCCCTCATGCTCACCGGGGTGGTGAAGAGTGCCCCGAGCCTTCCCCTCGATCTTACGGCTCCCTTCCTTCATCTGGATCGAAAGTTCATGCACCTGGGGTTTCATATTTACGATGTCGGGTTTCAATCTCCCAACGTGGAAGCTGCCCGGCCGATGGTTTTTACCACGACCCTTCTTCTTCTCATGGTCGTGTTTGCCCTCAACCTGGTGGCCATCATTATCCGGAACCGTCTCCGGAAAAAATTCATGCGAAGCGGAGTCTGA
- the rpmJ gene encoding 50S ribosomal protein L36 — MKVRASVKRICNNCKIIRRRGVVRVICDNPKHKQKQG; from the coding sequence ATGAAAGTTCGCGCTTCAGTCAAGAGAATTTGTAATAACTGCAAGATTATTCGCCGTAGAGGCGTAGTCCGGGTTATCTGTGATAATCCGAAGCATAAGCAGAAGCAGGGTTAA
- the rpsM gene encoding 30S ribosomal protein S13, whose product MARIAGIELPPNKRVEVALTYIYGIGRTRSGKILETARVDQGIKVKDLSEDEVQRIRKVIQELGGIEGDLRKEIAMNIKRLEDIGSYRGIRHRVGLPTRGQRTHTNSRTRKGPRRHAVAGKKKPGKK is encoded by the coding sequence GTGGCTCGTATCGCCGGTATTGAACTGCCCCCCAATAAACGGGTCGAAGTCGCGCTGACCTATATTTACGGCATTGGCCGTACCCGATCGGGAAAGATTCTGGAAACGGCCCGCGTTGACCAGGGCATTAAGGTTAAGGATCTTTCCGAGGATGAAGTCCAGCGGATCCGAAAGGTTATCCAGGAGCTTGGCGGAATCGAAGGAGATCTCCGCAAGGAAATCGCCATGAACATCAAGCGACTCGAAGATATCGGCAGCTACCGCGGTATTCGTCACCGTGTCGGCCTTCCGACGCGTGGACAGCGAACGCACACGAATTCCCGCACCCGTAAGGGTCCAAGGCGTCATGCCGTTGCGGGCAAGAAGAAACCCGGAAAGAAGTGA
- the rpsD gene encoding 30S ribosomal protein S4 codes for MARYREPVCRICRREGMKLFLKGDRCFKEKCAIERRNYAPGQHGQRQRKLIGYGLRLREKQKVRSIYGLLEAQFHLTFLKASRMKGVTGENLLQMLERRLDNAVYRLGYAASRAAARQLVGHGHVCVNGHKVDIPSFLVKVGHEITLKEKALKNIHVQECVETAHARGIPAWLELDENTFTGRVVALPTREDVQLPIQEQFIVELYSK; via the coding sequence TTGGCTCGCTACAGAGAACCCGTTTGCCGAATCTGCCGCCGAGAGGGTATGAAGCTTTTCCTCAAGGGAGATCGGTGTTTTAAAGAAAAGTGTGCCATCGAACGCCGCAATTATGCTCCCGGGCAGCACGGTCAGCGCCAGAGGAAACTTATCGGCTATGGCCTGCGTCTGCGTGAAAAGCAGAAGGTCCGAAGCATTTATGGCCTCCTGGAAGCCCAGTTTCATCTGACATTCCTGAAAGCCTCCCGAATGAAGGGGGTAACCGGCGAAAACCTTCTCCAGATGCTTGAACGGAGACTGGATAACGCCGTGTACCGGCTGGGGTACGCTGCATCCCGCGCAGCGGCTCGCCAGCTCGTAGGTCATGGGCATGTCTGTGTGAATGGACACAAGGTTGACATTCCTTCCTTTCTCGTCAAGGTGGGGCATGAAATCACTTTGAAGGAAAAGGCTCTCAAGAACATCCATGTACAGGAATGTGTGGAAACCGCTCACGCCAGGGGAATTCCAGCCTGGCTTGAACTCGACGAGAATACCTTCACCGGGCGTGTAGTTGCACTTCCAACCCGGGAAGATGTTCAGCTCCCCATTCAGGAACAGTTCATCGTCGAACTTTACTCGAAGTAA
- the rplQ gene encoding 50S ribosomal protein L17, whose protein sequence is MRHNMAGRKLGRTTEHRKALFRNQLQSFFKHERIVLTLPQAKELRRLAERMITWGKKDSLHARRIVRRDIPDRQIVKRLFDEVAPRFVDRAGGYTRILKIGPRKGDGAEMAILQLVDYTFKVKEKKEK, encoded by the coding sequence ATGAGACACAACATGGCAGGCCGGAAGCTGGGCCGAACCACAGAGCACCGTAAGGCACTCTTCCGCAACCAGCTGCAGAGTTTTTTCAAGCACGAACGTATCGTTCTGACCCTTCCCCAGGCCAAGGAACTCCGCAGGCTGGCCGAACGCATGATTACCTGGGGTAAGAAAGACAGTCTGCATGCTCGCCGTATCGTACGCAGGGATATACCCGATCGCCAGATCGTAAAGCGTCTCTTCGACGAAGTGGCTCCCAGGTTTGTGGACCGAGCCGGCGGATACACCCGAATTCTTAAAATCGGTCCCCGGAAGGGCGACGGAGCGGAAATGGCGATTCTTCAGCTTGTCGACTACACCTTTAAAGTCAAGGAAAAGAAGGAAAAGTAA